A genomic stretch from Streptomyces venezuelae ATCC 10712 includes:
- a CDS encoding helix-turn-helix domain-containing protein: MSDLDQLTQSLARNLKRWRKERGLTLDALAARAGVSRGMIIQIEQARTNPSVGTTVKLADALGVSITTLLDYEQGPQVRIVPPDQAVRMWSTSTGSHTTLLVGTEARGPLELWSWTLMPGDGSASDPHPDGTVELLNVTAGVLTLVVDGAEHVLPAGTSAVFEANSAHAYRNDGDEPAEMTMAVSIPPVR; encoded by the coding sequence GTGTCGGACCTCGATCAGCTCACGCAGTCGCTCGCCCGGAACCTCAAGCGCTGGCGCAAGGAGCGGGGACTCACCCTGGACGCCCTCGCCGCACGGGCGGGCGTCAGCCGCGGCATGATCATCCAGATCGAGCAGGCCCGGACGAACCCCAGCGTCGGCACCACCGTGAAGCTCGCCGACGCCCTCGGCGTCTCCATCACGACCCTGCTCGACTACGAACAGGGCCCCCAGGTCCGGATCGTCCCGCCCGACCAGGCCGTCCGCATGTGGTCCACTTCCACCGGCAGCCACACCACCCTCCTCGTCGGCACCGAGGCACGTGGTCCCCTGGAGCTGTGGTCCTGGACCCTCATGCCCGGCGACGGCAGCGCCTCGGACCCGCACCCCGACGGCACGGTCGAGCTGCTGAACGTCACCGCGGGTGTGCTCACCCTGGTCGTCGACGGAGCCGAGCACGTCCTGCCGGCCGGTACCTCCGCCGTCTTCGAGGCCAACTCGGCCCACGCCTACCGCAACGACGGCGACGAGCCCGCAGAGATGACGATGGCCGTCTCCATCCCGCCCGTACGCTGA